ATTTCCCCAGGGAGAGCTTATGACTGTGGGGCGTGTAGAGTGATTTCCCTCGGTAGCAATGCCTGACCAAATATGCACACAAGCAAGGTCTGGCCTCAGGTAGAGACGACTGCCTTAGATCCTGAGTTGCTCTGTTCACTCATGCTATCAATCAGGCCTGTTCTCAAGAGCAAGGATCAAGATGTAAATTCTACAAATTCCACAAAGGAGCTGCTTGCAATGAGAGTGAGCAGAAAGCGAAACCAAGTAACTGTAACAtttaaaagcactgaaaaaaaaagctattgtTCTGGTTGGTAATGTGGATTTATGATGTCACAGAGATTATTGTATTGTGTCTCCTCGCTCATGTGCACCGTGTTATTGCAAAATGCCATGTGATAGCCCCTCATGACATTCAGGTCAGCTGGTTCAACACACTAACATCCGTTTGCAAGTCGTCTGAATAGAAAGAAGAGAGATCGTTGTCAATATCCCCTGATAACTATGGatttcacttttcttcttctggaaAGCATAAAATCAATATAAAAATCAATCATTTAAGAGGAATAGTTATTTTATTATCCGTCTTCTAGACCATAACTGTCAGGATTGTAAAAGTAATTTATAATAGAGaagtcattttaatgttttttacaCCCTTACTGacgtttttcttcctgtttgcagGTGGGATGCAATAACCAgtgtgagacaaagagagagactgaggttATCATGGACTCGTGGATCTTCCCATCATCCCCTCCGAACCTGTCGGACCACCTCATGTATGACAGCTTCATGCAGGGGAATGAGTCTGACCTCCACGGGAATTACACAGACCACAGCTTCAACAGAATCAGTACAGTGGTCATCACCTGCATGTACTTTCTGGTTTGCACTGTGGGGCTGTGTGGAAATGCCCTCGTCATCTACGTCATCCTGCGCTACGCCAAAATGAAGACAGTCACCAACATCTACATCCTCAACCTGGCGGTGGCTGACGTGCTGTTCATGCTGGGCCTGCCATTCATTGCCATCCAGTTGGCGCTGGTCCACTGGCCCTTTGGTCCCGTACTCTGCAGGGTGGTGATGACCGTCGACTCTCTGAACCAGTTCACTTCCATCTTCTGCCTGATGGTCATGAGCATCGACCGCTACCTGGCTGTGGTGCATCCAATCAAGTCCACAAAGTGGCGCAAGCCTCGCATGGCCAAGACTATCAATTTAGCAGTGTGGGGGGTGTCGCTGATGGTTAACCTGCCCATTGTTATCTACAGCGGCATCATCACAAAACATGACGGCTGTTTTTGCACCATCGTGTGGCCTGAGCCTCAAGAAGCCTACTACACCGCGTTCATGTTCTACACCTTCATCCTGGGCTTCTTTCTGCCCCTCATGGTTATCTGCCTTTGCTActtgttcatcatcatcaaagtgAAGTCCTCAGGCATCCGTGTGGGCTCCTCCAAGAGGAAGCGCTCGGAGAGGAAGGTGACTCGGATGGTGTCCATTGTGGTGGCAGTGTTTGTCTTCTGCTGGCTGCCTTTCTACATCTTCAACGTCACCTCAGTAACAGGCACCATCAGCACCACTCCCATCCTGAGGAGCACTTTTGCTTTTGTGGTGGTACTAGGATACGCTAACAGCTGCGCCAACCCCATCCTCTATGCTTTCTTGTCAGAGAACTTCAAGAAGAGCTTCCAGAATGTTCTCTGTCTTAAGAAGGTGGGAGGGCTGGATGAGGTTGAACGCAGCGATAGCCGGCAGGATAAATCTCGCATGATGAATGATCCGACGGAGACCCAAAGTACTCTGCTGAATGGCGACCTGCAAACCAGCATCTGAGTGGAAGGTGATAGggcttgcaaacacacacacacacgcagtgaaACTGCAAACAGTCAGGCATTATGAATCTCATGAAGGGAACATTATTAAATATTACACAAGGAGTTCAGAAAGGAACATTTCACTTCATTAAGGAGGGCAAACCaccaacagaaatgaaaaatcaaaaagCTCTCAAACCAGACTGTTTCTCTATCTGAGCATTATTAGGTTTCCCTGGCTGTACACAAATCCATTATGACTTAATCACAAGTTTATACAAATGTTTGCTCTGTGctgtaaatgaaatgtgtttgactgtttgtctgcagtgtatTGACTTTGTGGTAAGGTAGAACAGACACTAACACCCACTTGCAGGGTGACATGAATGTTCCCTggagatgcaggtgtatttacaTAGTTTACAGCAGAGGGCCTGTGCCAAGAttcagctgttttgtgttttgtgtaaaaatacataacaGCATAACAGTGTGCTGTAAAACAACATACTGTTGATAAATTTGGCAAACTTATTATTTCACTATTTATTTTCCTATCTTGTCTACAGGTTATTTTCTCCAGAGAGTGGTGTGACTGTAAATAACTATACAGAAATTAGGCAAAGAGACTGTATACAAAGTCAGAGGATTTTATATTTAGTGTCATTTAGTTTTGAAATTGTAAATAAGTAATGACTTTTTCATACAGGGAGTATAATGAATGTCAGTGCCATTGATTCTtgtgttcagtctttttttttctaatttgcgCAAGCAGTTTTTCTTGTCATACAAAtgtattaaatgtaaatgtgaatagCAATGTTCAGACAATGGTCAAATATTAAGCCCTGTATCATTTCATTATACAAATGTGCATAATTTATATAACCTTAATGGTACTGGCTTGGTCAATATACCAAGCTGGCCTCTAACCAAAGTGCTGCTAAGATGTATAGAAACGCTACAACAATGTTGCATAGTATTACATAAAATAATGTCTCTGTATGCCCATTTCTGCTCGATTGAATTTCTGTTGGAAACTGTTCTTCATCATGACTCATTTACCACTGTTTATATATGTCATGTACTAATATTTCagtcattgttttcatttgtcacagtAACTGCTTTTATCAAAAACGCCACACTGTATGATTCAAAATTATTCAGTGTAAATGCTGAACAGTGGctcagtttcatgtttttacatCATCTGAGAACATACCACCTGCTCAGATAACATTTTGTGAATAAttgtttttctcccatttcCTGTTCGCCAATCTCCCCAGGGTTATAGTGTGTGCCAGAGGCCACAGGGCACCTGGTGAACTGGGAGACGATTAACTTAACTTGTTGTTGTTTCACTCTGCTGtattacagaaaaacacagactggtTACTCTACTAGAGGATATGAGGGACTTAGCTTGTCCCCTACTGCTTCCCACAGCAGGCTACTAGTAAACACTGACCCATCCTCCTCTTATAAACCGTGGCATTTGGGAGGCCACATTTCAAGTGTGGTTTGCGACACGATGGTTTGGTGTCTGAGAGACGTGAATTTGTGAAGGGCTAGAACACTTATCCTCGAGAGGCTCTGGTGTTCCTTTATCATCCACATCATCACTGTGCACAGTTTATCCTGTCATCCTGTGACTCCCTGTCTGTTGCTATGgtcatattactgtgtgtatGAGTTTTCAAACCTTTGGCCTACATGTGCAGTATTCCTCATATACAGCAGAGTCAGTGACAGATTATGATTGATGTGCAAAGTAttctgagtgtgagtgtgttttacaTTGATTTCAGCCCCCCAGCTTAGCCACTCCAAAGCAAAAATGTAAGGTAGAATTTGTGTAATTGTTGATATTagaatatatatacatataaatatattcaaCACATTAAAACCACTCAAAGTATGTTGTTTTGAACGTGcacaaaaaagttaaataaaaaataaaagtgcacacacacacagcccccagCCAAAACTAACACAAGTCCATAtccagtttctgtctctgtagtACTGTTGAATTTGTTACCTGGTCTGTAACATCTTATTGCCACTGAAAGACATGACACACCCCTAGTGTCCTATATTTCCATAGCAACAGTGACTAAGAGTGCTGGTCCCATGGTTAAATTCATtagcataataataatagagaGAAGCCTCTGGACATGAATTATGAATGTAGACATTGCTCAGATGATCATACTGGCCGCATCAAGACCACCCGCCATCAAGCTGTGAAACCAAACACATCAGTCACATTAAACCAGAATAAAGTGTacagtctgtgtcagtgtgtggtagGAAATGTAAACCAGAGCAAACCAGACATCTCGCTTTATGTGTCATGGTAGGAGCTATTACGGAAAACAGGACAGTGTCATTGTTTACTGCACAAGTTGTACAATTTCATCCAGCTGTCTTAGAGTGGTTTCAAGTAATTGTAATTCTGGCAAAGACTTCTTTTACAGCAATGcttacagtttatttttcagcCTTTTTTAAAGACTATATGTCACATTTCTACTTGGTATTGGTGTAATAGTTCAGTgtggtttttattattattattatttatttatttatttatttttttacgtTAAAACGCTATTACTCTTGTGCTTTGGGAAATTTTACAACCATTGTTAAAACCTTCACTGTTTCTGTAGAAAGTTTGCATTATGTATGTTCTTCCAGTTTCTGTtctgttaaataaaactgaaacacaaaagttTGATGGAACAAAGATTGTGTATAGTTGTGTTGAAACTAAATAAAGAATAAGAAGCATACAGTGCATTTTCTGTTGGTGCATTATTGTGGAATGCTAGTCTGTccggaaaaaaaaatattttaaaaggtagcaaatattaaaattaaaaacaaattaattaaaacatttttaagataTGTTTACATTAAAGCTAAGACTAATTAAAGTTTTGATTTTCCACAtcacagttatttaaaaaataatcaattcaaattagaaatgtaaacatttaagCTTGTCACGGAATCTTTAAGGTAATATTAATCAGGcttgatttttttccactgtgactgtTTCTCGATCTGACCACAGAGTGGCGCCATAGTCAAATGCACAGCTACAAATCTGCTGTAAGTTCAGAAACACATCAACAGTTTTACTGTTTGCAAGTATTTCATTGTGTTCAGACAATCAGCTCCGGATGAACAGAGGTTCTATTCCCTTTACTGTCCTTGTTTGTTCTACCATAGAATACTTTGGCAGCAGTAACACATGGCCTGCACAGCAGACAGCTTTAAACAGCATCAGTGGAGTCAGCACACCTCAGATGCACTAAAGTCCTTCACTTCCAGGGACTATACTGTCCGAATGAAGGGAAACAAGAATGGAAGaacgaaacaaaaaaacaggacatACACATTCCAGTTTTGTTGTGAGTTTAATCACTGAAACGGATAATGaagctctcctcttccttttcgtTTCAGCTGTCCCTGAATGTCCTTGGGTGGCCTTAACTGCTCCACGATACATCGAAACCATAGTGCGACCATTTCACGAGTCTTTGATTTTACTGGTCAGAAACCCACTGTTGTCCTCTAGCTGAGGTTCTGCAGCAGACCAAAGGatatgcatgtttgttttcaatTACAGAGCAGCTAAACACCCGGGGGTTGTGGTTTTTATGTGGCATTACTTTATGATAGGTTAGGGCCCTCATCTTATACATGagtgtatatttttttaatctgtatttttctttttatacatACACAATCAGTGATATTCAAACAAAACATACCACAACACCctgatgtgtatgtgcattATCTAAAGTTTGACTTGACAGCATACTGATTGAATAGAGCACTGGGTTTACTGCACTGCAGAGGCAAGACACACCACGAACCACACCGGTCTACACCAGCCGCACGGTTGCCATGGAGAAGATTAACACTGATGGATTCAGAGCCAGGCGGTGGTCGCACAGTGCCCATATACGTGCAATGTGTTTTACCCTCTACATAGCTTGTATGTTTGCTGTCCCATCATCAAACTACAGAACAGAATATCTTGATGGGCAGCAGGCCTTGCGGCATTACTGAGGGCAATTTTTCACATATTATAAGATCATGAGAGCCCACTTGCATGCAGTGTTGTTacatgggctttttttttttttttttgcacagagcATTCAAGGTGTTGAATGAGGAGAGACCACATTCTCACATAATATAAGACCTCGTCTGGAGTTCATGTGTTGTATGTATGTCTTCTCTTCAGAGTGCCATACGAAACCCAAAGCTCACATTCAACATACAATTCATAAACAGCAAAGGTGAGCCAATTTaatc
The window above is part of the Toxotes jaculatrix isolate fToxJac2 chromosome 18, fToxJac2.pri, whole genome shotgun sequence genome. Proteins encoded here:
- the LOC121198561 gene encoding somatostatin receptor type 2-like, with amino-acid sequence MDSWIFPSSPPNLSDHLMYDSFMQGNESDLHGNYTDHSFNRISTVVITCMYFLVCTVGLCGNALVIYVILRYAKMKTVTNIYILNLAVADVLFMLGLPFIAIQLALVHWPFGPVLCRVVMTVDSLNQFTSIFCLMVMSIDRYLAVVHPIKSTKWRKPRMAKTINLAVWGVSLMVNLPIVIYSGIITKHDGCFCTIVWPEPQEAYYTAFMFYTFILGFFLPLMVICLCYLFIIIKVKSSGIRVGSSKRKRSERKVTRMVSIVVAVFVFCWLPFYIFNVTSVTGTISTTPILRSTFAFVVVLGYANSCANPILYAFLSENFKKSFQNVLCLKKVGGLDEVERSDSRQDKSRMMNDPTETQSTLLNGDLQTSI